The genomic DNA CAGGGCTAGGCTGCAACGGGCGACGCTTAACTTTGCTAACCTAAAAAGGGCAAACCTTGGAGACGCAAATCTTGAGGGAGCTATCCTCAAGAATGTAACAGGTCTCGATTCCGTAGTTGGACTTACCCGCGAACAAATTAGTCAAATAGACCAAGACCAAAGCAATATAGATGAAGCAATGCTTCCTGACTACTTACGAACGCCTGAATCATCCCAACCCCAGCCACCAGACCCCCAACAGACTTAATTTTCCAGAGCAGACAGAGTGACCGCGCTTCCTTGAGGATTGGCGGATTGATGCAAGGATTTAAAATCCACTGCCTATACTTCTCCTAAATAGGGCATGAACAGTAGCCATACATAAAGGCTTTAGGAAAGTCAAAGGTTTGCAGATGAGTCAGCAAGTGAAACAGGAGCTTGACGGACCTAAATTTGTGGCATAGCCTAGCATACTTGCGGATAAACTGTTTGGCTTGCAACCAGATGTCTTCGACAGGATTTTGTTGGGGGGCATTGGGAGCCAGTCGAATACAGGTGATCTGCCACTCGTCTTGGGGAAGGTCTGCATTCACCTGAGCCAGGAACTGCTGCACCTTACCTGAGCGATGGTAGCTGGCTCCATCCCAAATCAGGATCAACCGAGTGGATGCGCCATAGCAGGTCTGGAGATACTCCACAAATGCAATCGTATTGTCTTCATTGCCTGCACTGTACTCTTGCACAACGAAATTCTTGGTTAGATAATCCAGCGCTCCATAGTAGGTCTGCCGTTGCTTAGTTGATTTGACCTCGATATCCACCCGTTGATTGCGTCGGCTCCATCCATAGCCACAGATATCTCCCCACAGCAAATGGCATTCGTCCAGAAACATTACTCGCACTTGACCACTGGCAATCGCGGCCTGCCACTGCACCAGTAACTCCATGATTTCAGTTTTTTTTCCTCCACTTGCGTCTCATCTTTGTCCGGGTGGGCCGAGTGAGACTTCTTCCAACTGAATCCGGCTTGCTTGAGTAAAGCGTAGTAGCTCTGATAAGAGCGATAAACGACCCCGTAGGCGTCCTCAATCTGCTGAACTACCTCTTCGAGCAGCCACGCGTCCTTTTGTGCCAACCACTGCAGAATCTCTTGCTTTTGCTGAGGGTTGAGATAGCCCTGCGTTCCCCAGTAGTTCAATTTGAGGCCTTCAACCCCATTCGCCTCGTACCGCTGACAACAAGTTGTGACAAACCCAAGCGAGACTTGCAGCACATCTCGGATTTCCCGATAGGTATGACCTCGCTGGCTCATCTGGACTGCCAGGGCACGTTTGAGTTCACGAGGGTTACGATTGCTTTGGATAAACTGTTCAAGGGTATCCATCAGGTCCTTAGCATCATCTCTCAAGGTTCCTGCTCATTCTAATGCCTGTTCAAAAACTATTTGAGATGGCTATAGTTTGCAGTTGCGACTACCTCTTGATTGTTTTTTACACTCATGCAAGAAGTTGGCAGTTTCGCATAGTTGAGCCTGATGGCGGTGTTCTAGGCGACCAAAAGATTTACTACAGTGCTCTTGCGGCAACGGATGCTGCAAGAAGTTGGCTCAAAGCTTAGAGGCGATCGCCTCACTCTTCAAACCAATGCGATCGCAGTCTTTTCATTGCCGCTTCATCATTTCTAAACCCATTTGCCGTTGTAAGAAGCGAGACTGGAATAGTCGCCTTTGCTGATGGGGAAGGTAGTGTGGGTAAGTTAATCGGACTGGGCATCGTCTTGACTGGCTACGCAGCCATTAATTTGGCGAGTCGAAGAGCGCCTATAGCGGTAGCGCACTCCATATATATGTATAAGTTTTTCACTTAGAACTAACATGGATGATGAGTGGAAGAGCTGGAGTCATTGCGCTTTTGAGAGTAAAGACCTGCTACCGCAAGCGCCAGGTATATATGTCATTGCCGATAAAGACTGTACCGTGTGGTACGTTGGGCTAAGCAAAAGCCTGAAGAACAGATGGCTTGGTACTCAACACCACCGCTACAAGCAGCTAAGACGTAGAAAGAGCAAACTGCAACTGAAGATTTACTACAAGCTTGTAGTGCCAGAGGCGTTGGAGCAGCAAGAGAAGCACTACATCGAACTCTTCAAACCAAGGCTGAATGGCAGCAAAGTTACCAAAGTGCTACCAAAGGCTTCCACAGATGGGCAGGAATTGATTCATTTGTTGAAAGTGCTAAATAACAAAACTCAACTCTTCCCCTACATCCGTTCTGTCATTATTGGTTACAGAGAAGAAGTAATAGAAAACGCTCGCTACTACAGCGTGACAATCGCTGTCAACATTAACGATATCAGTTTTCTTTACAACAAAGCATATAGAAAGGGTCGGCGTTGGGATTTTAAAACACGGAGCTGGAAAATATGTGAAGACATGTGCGGTCAGCCGGAGGGAAGCTATTTACCCGCCGCAGTATTAAGTTATCTACATTCCCCTTGGGCAGTACAGTTTGCTTGTCTGGATTGGCAGTTCCTGAATTATTTGGAAAATCACCCGCAGGAACTACAACGGGTGTCGTTCCTGGGTGTTGAAACTTATTGTCTCAAGGACAATCAGACCTTTGAGCGAGCGGGCTTAAAGCTACCAGGGACGCTTGGCACGAAAAATGTAGAGATGTCTTCCGTATCTAGCATACAAAGGCTTGATAACTGTGCTTTTGTTTTACATCATTTACCTTCCATGCAGCTGGCTACCGCACTAGCAAATCTGAGTAACTGCATGGTAGTTCACCACGTCGGCGCTGAAGATTTTAATCACTCACTTACTGAAACTTGGTCGGAGTTAGAGGAACTTATGGATGGCGAAGTAAGAAAGCTGCAAGGAATTATGGTGTATCCAGAAGAAGGTCTGGAAGTTGAAATACTAAAAGCTGAGAACGGCCGATACTTCGTTAGGGAATTAACTGCGGCTTTATTTCTTAGGAATACTTTATCCTCTAATCTAGTAACCCCTCAAGGTGAATTAAATCAACAAACTGCTAACCAATTAGTAGGGTTGATATCGGGTTATGCGAACTCATTACAAAGCATGAAATGGAAAGGTTATCGATGGAGAGTTGAGAAAGTTTTTATTCAGTGGAGCGATGTCGATATAGAAACTTACTCCTGCCTTGTTCCACTTAGCTGTTTCTGCGACATGATTGTCGATCAATGTAGTAAACAAGCCTGGTCTGAGGAGCAGTGGAATAAAACAGCCAGCACTAGCTACACCGAAATGCTAACCGCTGGGGATTGGAAACACTACAACATGCGAGCAGTTTGCTTGTACAAGTTTCTAGCTTTACAGAAAAATACCTTAGATCAACTCCTAGGGCACGCTCAAGTTAGCGATGGCAAGTCAACAGATAATGTTTGATTGTGGTGTGACTAGCACGCCTATTGGTCAACGCTGATAAGCTGAGCTGCTACCCAACCTACCGCACCTGAATTGGGGAAGCGTACTTTGTACCAATAGTAGCCGCCGCTATCTTGACCAGAGTCTAGAACTTGAACGCGATCTCCAGGGATGCCATAGCCAATAGCTTTGTTAACAGTTCCAGGACCAGTACGGAGGTTGATTCTGCCATCGTTGGAGTGCAATGTAGCCCAGTCTCCATCTGTCTGTGCATCGATACTGACTTGACCTTGAGGCCCAGATACCGCTAAATCTTTACACTCCGCCTGTGCATTCTCCATATACTGAGGCATATAACCGTGTTTTGCCGCCCCGACCACGATGTTTGCAAAGGTTGTACTATTATGGTCTTCGGTTAGCTGAGCTATGACTTGAGCTTCACTCTGTCCCGTCCCAAGTTGATATGCCGTCAACTTAGTTAAATCATCTAGTGCTAAATCTTTTATCTTTTCTGTTGTATACCCCCAGTCATAATAAATTCTCCTTGCAGCAAGTTCCGGCGAGTTAAAGCCGTACATTCCCCGTAGGCGTTCTTGACAATCTTCTCCATAAGCGATCGCCGCCACTTGCTCGTAAGTTGGTTCTGGGGTAGGTTTAGCAACTGGGGGTGATTTTGGTAGCGCAGCCTCAACACTTGGAGCAATAGGATCTGGAAGCTGCGTATTACTGCTTGAGGAGTGTGCGATCGCAGGGGTTGACAAAGGCTCGGCAACCATCTGACGCGAAGGTTCAGAAGAATTACTCCACATACCTCCAATTCCCAATACCCCAATACAAGTATGCCGCCTACAACAGTGCTGACAATTGTTACTTTCGGGTGGCACTTATAGGATGTTTTATATCCATCAACACAAGCCTTGAAAAGCTTTTTAGTTTCCTCTGCCGCCTTCTGTCTTGCCGCCTCACGAGTAGCTTCTCGCTGTCGCAATCTTTCTTTTTCTCTTTCTACCTTTAACAGAAACTCAGCTTGCTTTCTTGCTTTAGACTTAAACATAAAAATAACTGAAACCTGCTATTTATAAAGATTCCTAACGCCAGTATTGAGTGCTTGTATTAAATTTCAATCGTCTCTTGTCCAGCTTGGTCTGCTGCAATCGGAATTGCCAATCGTAAAATCACGGGCAACAACTTGAAGCTTCGGTAAACAGCAGTAGCAACCGCATATTGAGTTAAGGTTGTTTCAAACCGCAGCCAGTGTAGTGAATTATCTTTTTCCTGAATGTGTGATCGTCTTTAGACGTGCAAACATCTAGACATCTGGACATTCAAACATCTAAATGTTTAATTATCTAAGCGTTTAGATGTCTGGTAGCATCGCCTCAAGCATGATGAGGCTGGTGATGATTATTACTGTTGCATCGTTCAAGGGTGGTGTGGGGAAAACAACCACTGCCCTCCATCTGGCCACCTACTTTCAAAATAAGGCTGCCACGCTGTTAGTCGATGGCGACTTAAATCGGAGTGCGCTGGATTGGTCAACCCGGGGCAGCTTGCCTTTCAAAGTTGTGGATGAAAAACAAGCGGTCAAATATGCTCGGCAGTACGAGCACATTGTCATCGACACGCCGGCTCGACCGAATACAGAAGAGCTGAAGACAATTGCTGAAGGGTGCGATTTGCTGGTCCTGCCAACCAGCCCCGATGCGCTAGCAATGGGTGCAACACTTCAGATGGTTGATTTTTTGGGAACGCTTGATACTAATTACCGCATCTTAATTACTTTAATTCCTCCCCATCCCAGTCGGGTTGGAGAAGAAGCCAAGGCTGCTATAGAACGTGCTGGGCTGCCTATTTTCAAATCAGGAATTCGACGGCTAGCTGTGTTTCAGCGGGCTGCTCTGGAAGGAATACCCGTCAATGCTGTCAAGGGAGATGCCTACTCTGGTATCGCCTGGCGCTGCTACTACGAGGTAGGGCAGGAGATTTTGCCATGACAAAAAAGAAAGATGGCAGCCGATTTGATCACCTTTTTAGCGCTGCTAAAACACCATTACCAACTTCAGAAACTCCTCCCCGAACTGAGGCTAGCCCTACAACCGAGCCGTTGTCGAAAAAGAGTAAAAGCTCGGACCCCGATTATATGCGAACGACTGTTTATTTACCCAAGAAGCTGCACCGGCGGCTAAAGTCGGCGGCAGTTGATGAGGAGAAAGAGATTAGCGAAATTGTTGAAGAGTTAGTAGCAAACTGGTTGGCATCAAGAGAAAATGTCTAGATGTTTGAATGTTTAGATGTTTAAACATCTGAAAGTTTGGATGTCTATTGGATGTCTAGATGTTGCTAGCTGCTGAATGCAGTACTATAAGCCCAGCCAGTAAATCATGCTCGCCTCAGCCCTTCGGGGCTGTTTTATGTTGGGACGGCGAGCGATCGCACTCTAGAAAACAGCTGGGAGTAGTATAAATGTACTTGTGCTAATCAGTGGCCACTCTCTTATGCAGTTAGCTCCGGCTGCACAAGAAAACCCCGACAGCTAACGCTGGGTCGGGGCAGTACCCTCAAGGGGGTGTGTCTCTGCCGTCTATGACGGTTTACCCTTACTAGGATGACCTCTAGAAAGCAGTGGCGGCAACGCTAGGCTGCTTTCAACCACTGCTCGTGCCAGTAATGACCGTCATCCTTACCCACCATCCAGGGACAGTCGGGATTGTCTACCCATAGCGGCAAATACCACCATCCCTCCGGCTCGTATCCTGTGGGATTGTAGATCGCGCCGATAATAGCAACACGACCATACCGCATGCCCTCCTCGCTTTTCCAAGGAGCGATCGCCTCTTGTCCAATGTGAAATCGGGGACGTGGGAGGTTTGGTAGCTCAAATGAGGATGCAGACCTTGTTGGAGGTAAAACAGCAACAGCTCCTGCACAACCGAGTAAAAACTGGCGGCGGGTTCTCATTCTGCTACCTCCCTTGCTACTCCTTGGCAAGCTACAAGTTCAAACCGTTTGCTTTCAGGGAAGCAAACTTCTTTAAGTTTCTGTGACATGATTGATTAAATCTCCTAACTTTTTTGGGAGTGCAGCCGTTGACCCTTCTGATGTGGAGTCTTTGGGGTCAACGGCATTGGTGCAAGCTCTATCTCTTCAGATCAGGTTCGAGCTTGGAGGCTTTTCCTTTCTAGAACGACGAAGTTACCAAGATTTGGGGACAAGCAAGGCTTGTGCTGCGCCTGGTCTTTTTGGTCAAAGCACAACACCCCATAGTCAAGTCAGCTCGCTTGGCGATGTAGTAGTCACATTGCCCACAAGTTAGAGCAAATTCCGACTCTGGGTTATCTAGGATTTCTGGCTCATAGCGGTACTTGATACAGGTAACGCTGTGTGCTTCATAGCGAATTTCAATTGAATAGATTAAAGTAAGAAAAGGAGAAGAGCCTGATGAAACGGTAAGATGAAGCCATACTCAACAGATTTACGCCTGAAAATTATCGAAGCTAAGCACAAGAATAACGAATCAATGGGGCAACTAGCTGAGCGATTTGGGGTAAGTTACAGTTTTGTCAGCCGGCTGTTAAAGCGTTATGAAGCAACAGCAAGCGTAGAACCGAATCCTCATGGAGGAGGAAAACCTCCCTTACTCAACTCTCGACAAATAGAAATATTAAACCAATTAGTTGAAGAAGATATAGCGATTCTCAAATAGATGAAGTACAGTAACAGCAGTGAGTAAACCAATGGTAAAGGTCTGGCTCGGAGATTTGTTGGTATGCTTGTGTTATTGCCACATCTAACGCTTGATAAGTTCTTGCTCCAATCATCCGTAAGATACCTTTGAGCTTGGACCAGCAATTTTCAATTGGTGAAAAATCAGGTGAATAGGGAGGCAAATAAAGGACTTTTCCTCCGGCATTTTGAATAGCTTTTTCGACTTCTTTGCTTTTATGAATGCTGCAATTATCTAATACTACACAGGCTCCCTTCCATAACGAAGGCACCAACTTCCGCACAATAAAAGCTTCAAATGTGATGCCATCTATTGCTCCTAAGACATTGAAAAAAGTTAATACTTGTCGGCAGGTGATGGCACTGACCATTGAGACACTTTTGCCTCGTTTTTGGGGGCGAGTTCCGTAGGCTCTTTTTCCCTTCAAGGCACGGGCGT from Chroococcidiopsis sp. CCMEE 29 includes the following:
- a CDS encoding IS630 family transposase — its product is MQWQAAIASGQVRVMFLDECHLLWGDICGYGWSRRNQRVDIEVKSTKQRQTYYGALDYLTKNFVVQEYSAGNEDNTIAFVEYLQTCYGASTRLILIWDGASYHRSGKVQQFLAQVNADLPQDEWQITCIRLAPNAPQQNPVEDIWLQAKQFIRKYARLCHKFRSVKLLFHLLTHLQTFDFPKAFMYGYCSCPI
- a CDS encoding SH3 domain-containing protein yields the protein MWSNSSEPSRQMVAEPLSTPAIAHSSSSNTQLPDPIAPSVEAALPKSPPVAKPTPEPTYEQVAAIAYGEDCQERLRGMYGFNSPELAARRIYYDWGYTTEKIKDLALDDLTKLTAYQLGTGQSEAQVIAQLTEDHNSTTFANIVVGAAKHGYMPQYMENAQAECKDLAVSGPQGQVSIDAQTDGDWATLHSNDGRINLRTGPGTVNKAIGYGIPGDRVQVLDSGQDSGGYYWYKVRFPNSGAVGWVAAQLISVDQ
- a CDS encoding GIY-YIG nuclease family protein — translated: MDDEWKSWSHCAFESKDLLPQAPGIYVIADKDCTVWYVGLSKSLKNRWLGTQHHRYKQLRRRKSKLQLKIYYKLVVPEALEQQEKHYIELFKPRLNGSKVTKVLPKASTDGQELIHLLKVLNNKTQLFPYIRSVIIGYREEVIENARYYSVTIAVNINDISFLYNKAYRKGRRWDFKTRSWKICEDMCGQPEGSYLPAAVLSYLHSPWAVQFACLDWQFLNYLENHPQELQRVSFLGVETYCLKDNQTFERAGLKLPGTLGTKNVEMSSVSSIQRLDNCAFVLHHLPSMQLATALANLSNCMVVHHVGAEDFNHSLTETWSELEELMDGEVRKLQGIMVYPEEGLEVEILKAENGRYFVRELTAALFLRNTLSSNLVTPQGELNQQTANQLVGLISGYANSLQSMKWKGYRWRVEKVFIQWSDVDIETYSCLVPLSCFCDMIVDQCSKQAWSEEQWNKTASTSYTEMLTAGDWKHYNMRAVCLYKFLALQKNTLDQLLGHAQVSDGKSTDNV
- a CDS encoding winged helix-turn-helix domain-containing protein; the encoded protein is MDTLEQFIQSNRNPRELKRALAVQMSQRGHTYREIRDVLQVSLGFVTTCCQRYEANGVEGLKLNYWGTQGYLNPQQKQEILQWLAQKDAWLLEEVVQQIEDAYGVVYRSYQSYYALLKQAGFSWKKSHSAHPDKDETQVEEKKLKSWSYWCSGRPRLPVVKCE
- a CDS encoding plasmid partition protein ParG, whose protein sequence is MTKKKDGSRFDHLFSAAKTPLPTSETPPRTEASPTTEPLSKKSKSSDPDYMRTTVYLPKKLHRRLKSAAVDEEKEISEIVEELVANWLASRENV
- a CDS encoding helix-turn-helix domain-containing protein, yielding MKPYSTDLRLKIIEAKHKNNESMGQLAERFGVSYSFVSRLLKRYEATASVEPNPHGGGKPPLLNSRQIEILNQLVEEDIAILK
- a CDS encoding ParA family protein gives rise to the protein MIITVASFKGGVGKTTTALHLATYFQNKAATLLVDGDLNRSALDWSTRGSLPFKVVDEKQAVKYARQYEHIVIDTPARPNTEELKTIAEGCDLLVLPTSPDALAMGATLQMVDFLGTLDTNYRILITLIPPHPSRVGEEAKAAIERAGLPIFKSGIRRLAVFQRAALEGIPVNAVKGDAYSGIAWRCYYEVGQEILP